One genomic segment of Streptomyces niveus includes these proteins:
- a CDS encoding NUDIX hydrolase codes for MTHPPPTWPVSVKGVALDARGRVLLLKNERDEWELPGGRLEAADPSPESTVERELREESGWTVKAGPLLDTWIYQPLPQTLPERRVVIITYGCTVLTPEADPVLSHEHRQIGLFTANEVPALTMPQGYKQSIAAWHGRL; via the coding sequence ATGACGCACCCGCCCCCCACTTGGCCCGTCTCCGTCAAGGGTGTCGCCCTGGACGCGCGCGGCCGGGTGCTGCTGCTGAAGAACGAACGTGACGAGTGGGAGCTGCCCGGGGGCCGGCTGGAGGCAGCGGATCCCAGCCCCGAGTCCACGGTCGAGCGCGAGCTGCGGGAGGAGTCCGGCTGGACGGTGAAGGCGGGGCCGCTGCTGGACACCTGGATCTACCAGCCGCTTCCGCAGACCCTGCCGGAGCGACGAGTCGTGATCATCACCTACGGCTGCACCGTCCTCACACCGGAAGCGGATCCGGTGCTCAGCCACGAGCACCGACAGATCGGCCTGTTCACCGCGAACGAGGTCCCGGCACTCACCATGCCCCAGGGGTACAAGCAGTCCATCGCCGCCTGGCACGGGCGGCTGTAG
- a CDS encoding helix-turn-helix domain-containing protein, whose protein sequence is MAATERPPKSRPSARHVVWHWATPQARTILNTGDLGAILRFHRTVHGLNQTELGNLLGYDKTYISALELRKKTLGDVGSLRRVAEQLCLPPHVLGVTDPGDTDHRAMVQFGQSTVRLAEIARQSGHASEAVAELWPLVARLEARLDDGHTEREVLRLLAHARVGLGVALGNVLPEERLGTAAHWTAKSLNIAAHFNDRAFSSYALRMHGNELRKANIRGAAVDRLSHAAALAPDCETRAAVLPLYARAAGELGNAQLFDSVMKEADDLMGSAGHTSLFNPYALHEIRLRGLVSTGRPDVAVRLVDLGPDVTTTVAPQWRVIELITVAHVRLLADDPGGATESLSTAMTEAVVQRLPHQLQRIVRTAGDRLPDVRGQAVQALDLMRQEMAA, encoded by the coding sequence ATGGCCGCCACCGAACGTCCGCCGAAGTCCCGCCCCTCGGCCAGGCACGTGGTGTGGCACTGGGCCACCCCGCAGGCCCGCACCATCCTGAACACTGGTGACCTCGGCGCGATCCTGCGCTTCCACCGAACCGTCCACGGCCTGAACCAGACCGAGCTGGGAAACCTCCTCGGCTACGACAAGACCTACATCTCGGCCCTTGAACTGCGGAAGAAGACTCTGGGCGACGTCGGCTCGCTGCGCCGCGTCGCCGAGCAACTGTGCCTGCCTCCGCACGTCCTGGGCGTCACCGATCCGGGTGATACCGATCACCGGGCGATGGTTCAGTTCGGGCAGTCCACGGTCCGCCTCGCCGAGATCGCCCGCCAGAGCGGGCATGCCTCGGAAGCCGTCGCCGAGCTGTGGCCGCTGGTCGCCCGTCTCGAAGCGCGTCTCGACGACGGGCACACCGAACGCGAGGTCCTGCGTCTGCTTGCCCACGCCCGGGTCGGCCTTGGCGTCGCGCTCGGAAACGTACTTCCCGAGGAGCGGCTGGGCACCGCTGCCCACTGGACCGCCAAGAGCCTGAACATCGCTGCCCACTTCAACGATCGCGCCTTCAGCAGCTACGCCCTGCGGATGCACGGAAACGAACTGCGCAAGGCAAATATCCGGGGCGCCGCGGTGGACCGGCTGAGCCATGCGGCTGCCCTGGCACCTGACTGTGAGACCCGTGCAGCGGTGCTGCCGCTCTACGCCCGAGCGGCGGGCGAACTCGGTAATGCCCAGCTTTTCGACAGCGTGATGAAAGAAGCCGATGACCTGATGGGAAGCGCAGGGCACACATCGCTTTTCAACCCCTACGCGCTTCACGAGATCCGTCTGCGCGGTCTGGTGAGCACGGGGCGCCCGGACGTAGCCGTACGGCTGGTCGACCTCGGGCCTGATGTGACGACGACCGTCGCACCGCAATGGCGAGTGATCGAACTGATCACAGTCGCCCACGTTCGGCTCCTTGCGGACGACCCGGGCGGGGCCACCGAATCGCTGAGCACCGCCATGACCGAGGCGGTAGTTCAGCGGCTGCCGCACCAGTTGCAGAGGATCGTACGGACCGCCGGCGACCGGCTCCCCGATGTGCGGGGCCAGGCGGTTCAGGCCCTCGATCTGATGCGGCAGGAGATGGCGGCCTAG
- a CDS encoding TauD/TfdA family dioxygenase, translating into MRPGDLFAAHFLDHEAPGAPAQFAEQLRESGLVTLAGLITREAVLSFASRVMTVSAHRDSDPDGLTTIRDSPRHAGRPGFAGLSNGQLDPHTERSGLPNPPRLMLLVCSQPAGRGGECLLTDGRRVHADLLNQGGGQAVDALARPRTAYFGGGDGHASQVVSSHRDGRVSIRLRFDALARWSPIVQPHLPALRAAALDHQQSLRLEPGQGYLLDNQRWLHARTAFIGDRLHWRALGNPHFNLRQGFAPAAEAPQSPAGRCADHAVVGRKLSLNLLK; encoded by the coding sequence ATGCGACCCGGTGATCTGTTCGCAGCCCACTTCCTCGATCACGAAGCTCCGGGCGCACCAGCCCAGTTCGCCGAGCAGCTGCGAGAAAGCGGCCTGGTCACTCTCGCCGGGCTCATCACCCGCGAGGCGGTACTGTCCTTCGCCTCCCGCGTCATGACGGTTTCTGCACACCGTGACAGCGACCCCGACGGGCTGACCACCATCCGCGACTCGCCTCGCCACGCCGGCCGGCCCGGGTTCGCCGGGCTCAGCAACGGGCAGCTCGACCCGCATACGGAACGCTCCGGACTCCCCAACCCCCCGCGCCTGATGCTGCTGGTCTGCTCCCAGCCCGCCGGCCGGGGAGGCGAGTGCCTGCTCACCGACGGACGCCGCGTACACGCGGACCTGCTGAATCAGGGCGGCGGCCAGGCCGTTGACGCCCTGGCCCGGCCGCGGACGGCATACTTCGGCGGCGGTGACGGACACGCCTCCCAAGTGGTGAGTTCTCACCGCGACGGGCGCGTATCCATCAGGCTGCGATTTGATGCCCTCGCCCGATGGAGCCCCATCGTCCAGCCTCACCTGCCCGCTCTCCGGGCCGCCGCCCTTGACCACCAGCAGTCCCTTCGGCTGGAGCCGGGCCAGGGGTACCTGCTGGACAACCAGCGATGGCTGCACGCCCGTACCGCATTCATCGGCGACCGCCTCCACTGGCGTGCCCTCGGAAACCCGCACTTCAACCTCCGTCAGGGTTTCGCACCGGCTGCGGAAGCACCACAGTCACCTGCCGGGCGTTGTGCCGACCATGCAGTGGTGGGACGGAAGTTGTCGCTCAATCTCCTGAAGTGA
- a CDS encoding 2-keto-4-pentenoate hydratase translates to MTTYQEGQAPGGLLGLAEELAAASRSRVPVPRLSGRFPYLTLEDAYRIQRINVERRVSTGAGITGHKIGLTSRAMQEQMGIREPDSGFIFDGMVGSSGSCLRAAEFMNPRIETEVAFRLGRYLSAPSDLDTVRGAVAEVFLAFEILDTCFTDWNLSLVDSVADNAACAGVIAGDPVPFDPAWDLGTEQVTATANGEVAGTGEGRDILGDPLKALAWLTHRLPSLGTTLRAGDIILAGSVHASIPLTAGTDFHATSTRLPSIHLRVT, encoded by the coding sequence ATGACGACTTATCAGGAGGGCCAGGCGCCGGGCGGTCTTCTCGGCCTGGCCGAGGAACTGGCTGCCGCTTCCCGCTCCCGTGTTCCCGTACCGCGGTTGTCCGGGCGCTTTCCGTATCTGACTCTCGAAGACGCGTACCGAATTCAGCGGATCAACGTGGAGCGGCGGGTGTCGACGGGCGCCGGGATCACCGGTCACAAGATCGGCTTGACGTCCCGCGCCATGCAAGAACAGATGGGCATTCGCGAGCCCGATTCCGGATTCATCTTCGACGGCATGGTCGGGTCGAGTGGTAGCTGCCTGCGTGCCGCCGAGTTCATGAATCCCCGGATCGAAACCGAGGTCGCCTTCCGGCTCGGACGCTACCTGTCAGCCCCATCTGATCTGGACACGGTCCGCGGCGCGGTGGCCGAGGTGTTCCTCGCCTTCGAAATCCTGGACACCTGCTTCACCGACTGGAACCTCTCATTGGTCGACAGCGTCGCCGACAACGCCGCCTGCGCCGGTGTCATCGCCGGTGACCCCGTCCCCTTCGACCCGGCCTGGGACCTCGGCACCGAGCAGGTCACGGCGACGGCCAACGGCGAGGTGGCCGGTACCGGGGAAGGGCGCGACATTCTCGGCGATCCGCTCAAGGCCCTGGCCTGGCTGACGCACCGTCTGCCCTCGCTGGGCACCACTCTGCGCGCCGGAGACATCATTCTGGCCGGCTCGGTCCACGCGAGCATCCCGCTCACCGCCGGCACGGACTTCCACGCGACGTCCACCCGTCTTCCCTCCATCCACCTCCGGGTCACCTGA
- a CDS encoding HpcH/HpaI aldolase/citrate lyase family protein: MIQTPAPAGVWIITPGHVLTRFPTARDCGADVALVDLEDSVPAPAKADARQAARAFFTTPAPQGCTLGIRINSPTTREGILDLVAVADYPIKPQIILIPMVESPRDVEIVAGAISSPGYTPHLYALIETPRAVEDLPSIVRAERIAGVLFGTADYAAATGSGRGWEPMLHARSRLITSAAAAGIPAIDSPFFDLDDNDALRREAKRAKDLGFTGKSCVHPRQLSTLTEVFRPTEEEIATARAIVASADQAGGRIVRVGHQMVGPPMVRAAKDLLSRAAARTPLAVTA, from the coding sequence ATGATCCAGACGCCTGCTCCCGCAGGGGTGTGGATCATCACGCCCGGCCACGTCCTCACACGGTTTCCGACCGCCCGCGACTGCGGCGCGGACGTCGCCCTGGTGGACCTGGAAGACTCCGTGCCGGCCCCGGCTAAGGCCGACGCCCGCCAAGCCGCCCGCGCTTTCTTCACCACGCCGGCTCCGCAGGGCTGCACCCTCGGTATCCGCATCAACTCCCCCACCACCCGCGAAGGCATCCTCGACCTCGTCGCGGTCGCCGACTATCCGATCAAGCCGCAGATCATCCTGATCCCCATGGTGGAGTCCCCCCGCGATGTCGAGATCGTCGCCGGCGCCATCAGTTCGCCCGGCTACACGCCGCACCTGTACGCGCTGATCGAGACCCCCCGCGCCGTGGAGGATCTGCCGTCGATCGTGCGTGCCGAACGCATCGCCGGGGTTCTGTTCGGGACGGCCGACTACGCGGCGGCCACCGGTTCCGGGAGGGGCTGGGAGCCCATGCTGCATGCCCGGTCCCGGCTCATCACCAGTGCCGCCGCCGCGGGCATCCCCGCGATCGACTCCCCCTTCTTCGACCTGGACGACAACGATGCGCTGCGACGTGAGGCGAAGCGCGCCAAGGATCTCGGCTTCACCGGCAAGAGCTGCGTGCACCCCCGGCAGCTCTCCACCCTTACCGAGGTGTTCAGACCGACGGAAGAGGAAATCGCGACCGCCCGCGCCATCGTGGCCTCCGCGGACCAGGCCGGTGGCCGCATCGTCCGCGTCGGACACCAGATGGTAGGCCCGCCCATGGTCCGGGCCGCGAAGGACCTGCTGTCCCGTGCGGCGGCACGGACCCCGCTGGCGGTGACCGCGTGA
- a CDS encoding acetylating acetaldehyde dehydrogenase yields MPPNVLNTAVLGTGPLGLDLIERIRNSPYLDCGLVVGRTHTSRGLIQAAELGCTTTAGGVDALLDSDQNFAIVFDATNAFDHPAHWAKLADSGATLIDLTPSSSGTLIVPTVNGDQAASHRHIGLVSCGGQASIPVLHSIAGRYRPAYVEMVATAASVSVGRASRLNLDEYIETTRGAIHQFTQADNAKTMLNISAAAPPPPFRVAMTVVADGAEQGPVRELVDSAEADMQAIVPGYRVTSCTVTDGTVRVIVEVTATRSRIPVHAGNLEVISAAAIYASEQHALSQDTELKEHV; encoded by the coding sequence ATGCCACCGAACGTGCTGAACACGGCGGTCCTCGGGACCGGCCCCCTGGGGCTCGACCTGATCGAGCGCATACGCAATTCCCCGTACCTGGACTGCGGCCTCGTCGTCGGCCGCACCCACACCAGCCGGGGACTGATCCAGGCCGCGGAGCTGGGCTGCACCACCACGGCGGGCGGCGTCGACGCCCTGCTGGACTCGGACCAGAACTTCGCGATCGTCTTCGACGCCACCAACGCGTTCGACCACCCCGCCCACTGGGCCAAGCTCGCCGACAGCGGGGCAACGCTCATCGACCTGACCCCCAGCAGCTCCGGCACGCTGATCGTGCCGACCGTGAACGGCGATCAGGCTGCCTCACACCGGCACATCGGCCTCGTCTCCTGCGGCGGCCAGGCATCCATCCCGGTCCTGCACTCGATCGCCGGGCGCTACCGGCCCGCCTACGTGGAGATGGTGGCCACGGCCGCCAGCGTCAGCGTCGGCAGGGCCAGCCGCCTCAACCTGGACGAGTACATCGAAACGACCAGGGGCGCGATCCACCAGTTCACCCAGGCGGACAACGCCAAGACCATGCTCAACATCTCGGCCGCCGCACCGCCGCCCCCGTTCCGCGTCGCGATGACGGTGGTGGCCGACGGCGCCGAGCAGGGACCGGTCCGCGAACTCGTCGATTCCGCCGAGGCCGACATGCAGGCCATCGTCCCCGGTTACCGCGTGACGTCCTGCACCGTCACCGACGGCACGGTCCGCGTGATCGTCGAGGTCACGGCCACCCGAAGCCGCATCCCGGTCCACGCCGGCAACCTCGAAGTGATCAGCGCCGCCGCGATCTACGCGTCCGAACAGCACGCCCTGTCCCAGGACACCGAGCTGAAGGAGCACGTCTGA
- a CDS encoding aminotransferase class IV family protein, translated as MVTLDGKPVSADDLLPLALTNVGHFTSMRVDADGTVRGLSLHMERLVRDCGIVYGADLDTGRVRDYVRQGLRGQDTPCVVRVTVYDPKVEMAHPANADEPHVLVSVRGAGAMPPRPLRAMSVPYERDLPEVKHAGLFGALHARRAAQLAGFDDALFVGPDGLVSEGGTWNLGFVDHDGTVVWPQAPVLPGVTMALLQQHAEHRVAPVTLEQAKGMAAGFATNTSIGVRALKTIDETELPAEHAVLSQLQQTYLSIPGETL; from the coding sequence ATGGTGACACTCGATGGAAAGCCCGTATCCGCCGACGACTTGCTCCCCCTGGCCCTGACCAACGTCGGCCACTTCACGTCCATGCGTGTCGACGCCGACGGCACTGTCCGCGGCCTCTCGCTGCACATGGAACGTCTCGTGCGGGACTGCGGAATCGTCTACGGCGCCGACCTGGACACCGGCCGTGTTCGCGACTACGTCCGCCAGGGCCTGCGCGGACAGGACACACCGTGCGTCGTCCGCGTCACGGTCTACGACCCCAAGGTCGAGATGGCGCACCCGGCGAACGCGGACGAGCCGCACGTCCTGGTGTCCGTGCGCGGTGCCGGCGCCATGCCCCCACGGCCGCTGCGTGCCATGAGCGTGCCCTACGAGCGGGACCTGCCGGAGGTCAAGCACGCCGGACTCTTCGGCGCCCTGCACGCCCGCCGCGCGGCGCAGCTCGCAGGCTTCGACGACGCGCTGTTCGTCGGCCCCGACGGGCTCGTGAGCGAGGGCGGCACCTGGAACCTCGGCTTCGTCGACCACGACGGCACTGTGGTGTGGCCGCAGGCCCCCGTGCTCCCCGGCGTCACCATGGCGCTGCTCCAACAGCACGCCGAGCACCGGGTCGCTCCCGTCACCCTGGAACAGGCCAAGGGCATGGCGGCAGGATTCGCGACAAACACGAGCATCGGCGTCCGCGCACTGAAGACGATCGACGAAACCGAACTCCCCGCTGAACATGCGGTCTTGAGCCAGCTCCAACAGACGTACCTGTCGATCCCCGGCGAGACCCTGTAG
- a CDS encoding MaoC family dehydratase, translated as MPNGYRRIADGRYREVVGLGYHELPEGMVIEHRPGRTVTETDNVLMTTLGGNDAPIHTDARYSSLTEWGRPLVCSSITLHLVGGMTVRSTSGLTLANLGFEEIRFTHPVFVGDTLYAETQITGRRLSKSRPDTGIVTCRTTGHNQHGAEVVIFTRSFFVPVDADAARDATNY; from the coding sequence ATGCCGAACGGGTACCGGCGTATCGCTGACGGCCGCTACCGGGAAGTCGTGGGTCTCGGGTACCACGAGCTGCCGGAAGGAATGGTGATCGAGCACCGGCCCGGCCGTACCGTCACCGAGACCGACAACGTCCTGATGACCACTCTCGGCGGCAACGACGCCCCGATCCACACCGACGCCCGGTACAGCAGCCTGACCGAGTGGGGCCGCCCCCTGGTGTGCAGCAGCATCACCCTCCACCTCGTCGGCGGGATGACCGTGCGCAGCACCAGCGGCCTCACGCTCGCCAACCTTGGATTCGAAGAGATCCGGTTCACCCACCCGGTCTTCGTGGGCGACACCCTCTACGCGGAGACGCAGATCACCGGCCGTCGCCTCTCGAAGAGTCGGCCGGACACCGGAATCGTCACCTGCCGCACCACCGGCCACAACCAGCACGGCGCCGAGGTCGTGATCTTCACCCGCAGCTTCTTTGTGCCCGTCGACGCCGACGCCGCCCGCGACGCGACCAACTACTAG
- a CDS encoding ATP-binding protein: MSHAALPAAKPQTKPLTSCAFEVVLAPDRVRVAQIRHITKAFMRLWDVPDPVAEDVQLAVSELVTNAVEHGHGNVGLRMRNTGSELTVEVTDENTAPARLRTVEDDDVCGRGLLLVAVLSKEWGVSDNGRTTWCSFLLPTRRR, translated from the coding sequence ATGAGCCATGCCGCACTGCCGGCTGCAAAGCCGCAGACGAAGCCACTGACGTCGTGCGCCTTCGAGGTGGTCCTGGCGCCGGACCGCGTCCGCGTCGCCCAGATACGGCACATCACCAAGGCGTTCATGAGGCTGTGGGACGTGCCCGACCCTGTTGCCGAGGACGTCCAGCTCGCCGTCTCCGAACTGGTCACCAACGCCGTCGAGCACGGCCATGGGAACGTCGGACTGCGGATGCGGAACACCGGCAGCGAACTCACCGTCGAGGTCACCGACGAGAACACGGCACCCGCCCGGCTGCGCACCGTTGAGGATGACGACGTGTGCGGCCGTGGGCTGCTTCTCGTCGCCGTCCTCTCAAAAGAGTGGGGCGTCAGCGACAACGGCAGGACGACGTGGTGCAGCTTCCTCCTCCCCACTAGGAGGCGGTGA
- a CDS encoding helix-turn-helix domain-containing protein — MGEVRATPGHRAEDAHPGEVIRAERVKQRMTIAQLAQKMGYSIAQVSRYETGKSSLADVATRRLFIDALGLPPQALGLAPDVPVDDHGRAPDVFAEYPRLPASMVRNLGGEDGEDAVRRRKLLANLAVTAAAAAGPQLMLGSTGNKDTLIGDVLVGRLRDAMLGLGGEVLPEPVQLSVELGRAVADFHACRYDSLSSRLPLVIRSGHAHSASGNGQHLVLAKAYVLATRLLVKFDEQQLGWMAADRARQLAEADGNALAIAESARQIAVLARRAGWHHEAMSIALTAADTPGLRQAGHDGTAQRGLLIQSAAYSAARGGDADAMREMTAEAAAIARELGSTTRLRDGGGFSTATVQLHLISAENSTGDPGLALTAARAMTPQSLPTVERRARYYTDVAAALGRWGRRDECVRALLAAEQHAPEETHSRPAVKTMVSGLLLSGRTTGELRGLAARCGVLV, encoded by the coding sequence ATGGGTGAGGTCAGGGCAACGCCGGGACACCGGGCGGAGGACGCTCATCCGGGGGAGGTCATCCGGGCTGAGCGCGTCAAGCAGAGAATGACGATCGCTCAGCTTGCACAGAAAATGGGCTACTCGATCGCACAGGTATCCCGGTACGAGACCGGGAAGTCGTCGCTCGCGGACGTCGCCACACGCAGGCTGTTCATCGACGCGCTCGGGCTGCCGCCGCAGGCGCTCGGTCTGGCGCCGGACGTTCCGGTCGACGACCACGGCCGGGCCCCTGACGTGTTCGCCGAGTACCCACGCCTGCCTGCCTCTATGGTGAGAAACCTTGGCGGCGAGGATGGTGAGGACGCGGTGCGGCGTAGAAAGTTGCTGGCGAACCTGGCGGTCACCGCAGCCGCCGCCGCCGGCCCCCAGCTCATGCTGGGGAGCACCGGCAATAAGGACACACTGATCGGCGACGTGCTCGTCGGCCGGCTGCGAGACGCGATGCTCGGACTCGGCGGCGAGGTGCTGCCCGAACCGGTGCAACTGTCCGTCGAACTGGGCCGCGCCGTGGCGGACTTCCACGCCTGCCGGTACGACAGCCTCTCGTCGCGACTGCCGTTGGTGATCCGGTCCGGACACGCACACAGCGCCAGCGGGAACGGCCAGCACCTGGTGCTGGCCAAGGCGTACGTCCTGGCGACCCGGCTGCTGGTCAAGTTCGACGAGCAGCAGCTCGGATGGATGGCGGCCGACCGCGCACGACAGTTGGCCGAGGCGGACGGCAACGCCCTCGCCATCGCCGAGTCCGCCCGGCAGATCGCAGTGCTTGCGCGGAGAGCCGGATGGCACCACGAAGCGATGTCGATCGCGCTGACCGCCGCCGATACGCCGGGCCTGCGCCAGGCGGGACACGACGGAACGGCGCAACGGGGGCTGCTGATCCAGTCCGCCGCCTACAGCGCTGCACGTGGCGGCGACGCCGACGCCATGCGGGAAATGACCGCCGAGGCCGCCGCCATCGCACGGGAGCTGGGCAGTACGACCCGCCTGCGGGACGGCGGCGGATTCAGTACGGCGACGGTGCAACTGCATCTGATCTCGGCGGAGAACTCGACCGGCGACCCAGGCTTGGCGCTGACGGCGGCCCGCGCCATGACCCCGCAGAGCCTGCCCACCGTCGAACGGCGCGCCCGGTACTACACCGACGTGGCCGCGGCCCTCGGGCGATGGGGACGCCGCGACGAGTGCGTTCGCGCGTTGCTGGCGGCGGAGCAGCACGCCCCGGAAGAGACGCATTCCCGGCCGGCGGTGAAGACCATGGTCTCCGGGCTGCTGCTGTCCGGTCGGACCACCGGCGAACTGAGGGGCCTGGCCGCGCGCTGCGGCGTGCTGGTCTAA
- a CDS encoding GNAT family N-acetyltransferase gives MKADHELWQQYSDLSTRSYGHPVGDITRLRPYADTRVALRGDRVIAGGLGLLGHQFFGGAPVPSALLSAGCVAPEERGTHLSVRMITERLRPLRDRGAVLSTLWTSSNGYARRLGWEAPTPVFSWTVPTDELRDGFDGTGFEISHGSTQPYSLIYEDLASRWNGPWRRPSWWEPWQREKHPGLTSYRFNRPGQQPTGMLSMAFEDHPAEGRRVVVHDFWATSGDEAAAMFAFLGRHNSRISSVAFQRTGMPPAPMLLHRLRRSGSASARAWHPWMLRVLDLAQAVRLRGWRDEADLALPIEVVTEDGAATEPFMLRVVGGKGELSPTTREGRLTLTRGQFAVWYAGGYRSATGAALDGVSGDPRSIAQLLLTTADREPWLPDHF, from the coding sequence GTGAAGGCTGATCACGAACTCTGGCAGCAGTACAGCGACCTCTCCACCCGCAGCTACGGCCACCCCGTGGGCGACATCACGCGTCTGCGCCCCTACGCGGACACCCGCGTCGCCCTCCGGGGTGACAGGGTCATCGCCGGCGGCCTCGGTCTTCTCGGACACCAGTTCTTCGGCGGCGCGCCTGTGCCTTCCGCCCTGCTCAGCGCCGGATGCGTCGCACCCGAGGAACGCGGAACCCACCTGTCCGTCCGAATGATCACCGAACGGCTGCGCCCGCTGCGCGACCGGGGCGCCGTCCTCTCCACGCTCTGGACCAGCTCGAACGGATACGCCCGCCGCCTCGGCTGGGAGGCGCCCACCCCGGTGTTCTCCTGGACCGTACCCACCGACGAACTCAGAGACGGCTTCGACGGGACCGGGTTCGAGATCTCGCACGGGAGCACCCAGCCGTACAGCCTGATCTACGAAGACCTGGCTTCGCGCTGGAACGGGCCGTGGCGTCGGCCGAGCTGGTGGGAGCCCTGGCAGCGGGAGAAGCACCCCGGCCTCACCAGCTACCGGTTCAACCGCCCCGGACAGCAACCGACAGGGATGCTCTCGATGGCGTTCGAAGATCACCCGGCCGAGGGGCGGCGCGTGGTCGTCCACGACTTCTGGGCCACGTCGGGAGATGAAGCCGCGGCGATGTTCGCCTTCCTCGGCCGGCACAACAGCAGAATCTCCAGCGTCGCCTTCCAGCGGACCGGGATGCCGCCCGCACCCATGCTGCTGCACCGACTGCGCCGCTCCGGCTCTGCGTCCGCCCGCGCGTGGCACCCGTGGATGCTGCGCGTCCTGGACCTGGCCCAGGCCGTGCGGCTGCGGGGCTGGCGCGACGAGGCGGACCTCGCTCTCCCGATCGAAGTTGTCACCGAGGACGGCGCGGCCACCGAGCCGTTCATGCTGCGCGTCGTCGGCGGCAAGGGCGAGCTGTCGCCCACCACCCGTGAAGGGCGGCTCACCCTGACCAGGGGCCAGTTCGCCGTCTGGTACGCCGGCGGGTACCGCAGTGCCACCGGCGCCGCACTGGACGGGGTAAGCGGAGACCCGAGATCCATCGCCCAGCTCCTCCTCACCACCGCAGACCGCGAACCGTGGTTGCCCGACCACTTCTGA
- the dmpG gene encoding 4-hydroxy-2-oxovalerate aldolase — MNKHAVIVHDPTLRDGQHAVRHQLDRDQIRAYAAAVDAAGVPVVEVGHGNGLGASSHQVGHAKLSDDEMLATAREAMPHSRMGTFILPGWGSSTDLRSAVLHGVDVVRVGAHCTEANVTERHLGVIRELGVEAQGVLLMTHMASAQELAEQCALMAGYGAQAVCLFDSAGHFLPRDVAARVAAITAAVDVPVAFHGHNNLGMAVANSVAAVEAGALMIDACARGFGAGAGNTQLEVLVAVLERLGHPTGIDVRLLADAADLAEQTLMPAPPTIDSASLASGLAGVFSGFKKPVLAAARQEGVHPWDVFVELGRRRVTAGQEDMIPDAARALAVQSERR, encoded by the coding sequence ATGAACAAGCACGCTGTGATCGTGCACGACCCCACGCTGCGCGACGGCCAGCACGCCGTCCGCCACCAGCTCGACCGCGACCAGATCCGGGCCTACGCCGCCGCCGTCGACGCCGCCGGTGTCCCCGTGGTGGAGGTCGGCCACGGTAACGGGCTGGGTGCCTCTTCCCACCAGGTGGGCCACGCCAAGCTCAGCGACGACGAGATGCTGGCCACCGCCCGCGAGGCGATGCCCCACAGCAGGATGGGGACCTTCATCCTGCCCGGCTGGGGGAGTTCCACCGATCTGCGCAGCGCCGTACTCCACGGTGTGGACGTCGTGCGCGTCGGCGCGCACTGCACCGAAGCCAACGTCACCGAGCGGCACCTCGGCGTCATCCGGGAGCTGGGCGTCGAAGCCCAGGGGGTGCTGCTGATGACCCACATGGCCAGTGCGCAGGAGCTTGCCGAGCAGTGCGCGCTGATGGCCGGGTATGGGGCTCAGGCGGTCTGCCTCTTCGACAGCGCCGGACATTTCCTCCCGAGGGATGTCGCTGCTCGGGTCGCCGCCATCACCGCGGCGGTGGACGTGCCGGTCGCCTTCCACGGGCACAACAACCTGGGCATGGCCGTGGCCAACTCCGTGGCCGCCGTCGAGGCCGGAGCCCTCATGATCGACGCGTGCGCCCGCGGATTCGGGGCGGGCGCGGGCAACACCCAACTTGAAGTCCTGGTGGCTGTGCTGGAGCGCCTGGGCCACCCCACCGGGATCGACGTGCGGCTCCTGGCGGACGCCGCCGATCTCGCGGAACAGACGCTCATGCCGGCTCCGCCGACGATCGACTCCGCGAGCCTGGCCTCCGGGCTGGCCGGTGTGTTCTCCGGATTCAAGAAGCCCGTCCTGGCCGCCGCCCGGCAGGAGGGGGTGCACCCCTGGGACGTGTTCGTCGAACTCGGCCGGCGCAGGGTCACCGCCGGGCAGGAAGACATGATTCCGGACGCGGCCCGCGCCCTGGCCGTGCAGAGCGAGCGACGATGA